The Bacillus spongiae DNA window CACTTTGATACACAACCGAATCAAGGAGGGTTAAAGATTGATCAAGAAAAACTATGTTCAGACATCACCATTATCTGAGGGTCAAAAATCCTTTTATACTCACTATTGTATGACCCCAGAAAGTTCATTATATAATGAACGAGCTGCTTGGAATATCAGCACTGGAATTAATGTTCCTCACTTTAAACAAGCCTTAATTGAGGTAACGAAACGGCATAATATGATGCGAGTCAATTTCATCATGGAGAAGGAACCGGTACAAAAAGTATATAGTGAACCTATTCTAGATTTTGAACTCATTGATATGAAACATTGCGATCATTCGTATATAAGGGAATATCTTGATAAAGAAACACATAGACCTTTTAAACTAGAAGAAGAGCCCGTCTATCGATTTAGATTACTAGAAATTTCTAGCGATAAATATATCTTTCTCTTTATGTTTCACCATATTGCTGGAGATGGCGGAACATATTCAATCATTTTAGATGAAATAGGATATTTTTATAATAGATTAAATGAAGGAAAGGATCTTGATTTAGATTCTAATGTGAATAACTATTCTGACTTTATTGATTGGCAAAAGGATAAATTATCAGGTAAAAGAGGGGAGAAATTAAAATCAATATGGAAAAATAAGCTTTCAGGTAAACTGCCAGTTCTAGACCTTCCTAGTGATTACCGTCGACCACCTGTTCCTTCATATAGGGGAAATCTTTTTCCATTTAGTCTAAGTGATAAAGTCGTTAATAAGCTATATGAACTATGTAAAGAGAAGAACACGACTCTTTACGCAGGGTTAATGTCACTATATGCTTCCTTTTTATATCGATATTCTGGACAGGAGGATCTCATTATAGGTACCCCTGTATCCGGAAGGAATAATAAAAAGTTTCTATCAACAGCAGGGTATTTTGTTAATATTCTTCCCATTCGTGTTCATGTTTCAGAGGGTATATCTTTTTCGGATTTCTTTGATACAGTACGGAAGGAAATGTTTAGTAGCATTAGATACGGCGAATATCCGTTTCCTCTAATGGTTGAAGATGTGAAAGCAAACATTCACTCTAGCTATTCACCTGTTTTTCAGACATCTTTGGT harbors:
- a CDS encoding condensation domain-containing protein encodes the protein MIKKNYVQTSPLSEGQKSFYTHYCMTPESSLYNERAAWNISTGINVPHFKQALIEVTKRHNMMRVNFIMEKEPVQKVYSEPILDFELIDMKHCDHSYIREYLDKETHRPFKLEEEPVYRFRLLEISSDKYIFLFMFHHIAGDGGTYSIILDEIGYFYNRLNEGKDLDLDSNVNNYSDFIDWQKDKLSGKRGEKLKSIWKNKLSGKLPVLDLPSDYRRPPVPSYRGNLFPFSLSDKVVNKLYELCKEKNTTLYAGLMSLYASFLYRYSGQEDLIIGTPVSGRNNKKFLSTAGYFVNILPIRVHVSEGISFSDFFDTVRKEMFSSIRYGEYPFPLMVEDVKANIHSSYSPVFQTSLVIQKDSRQKEATMLGNAKNIINVHGLHLEPIFIDKNVSKFDLTLFVEEEMDNSVCCNFEYNSDIFEHNTIARMASYFVNFVTEILDNPNIEISKVSLLDPTEQKQLLMQWNGIKAEYPRDALIHQLFEEQATRHPKAIAVVYENQQLTYEELNEQANQLAHY